A single genomic interval of Adhaeribacter pallidiroseus harbors:
- a CDS encoding DUF6756 family protein produces the protein MTGFKENTIKIASALGLSNDNFAAVGIHDWPLIMQKIERNFVKKENSNTKFNWWWESFKGPHFSIDFINDNAFIFLDQIVDKEEKVWFVACDSDYDPSKFWLFQGYINPIQKIIGELPYIEYYIVSKKYEWLICESDHGVLIGLGSIIPKMQQFKIENNVA, from the coding sequence ATGACAGGATTCAAAGAGAATACTATAAAGATAGCATCTGCGCTAGGTCTCTCTAATGACAACTTTGCAGCTGTTGGGATTCATGATTGGCCATTAATCATGCAGAAGATTGAACGGAACTTTGTAAAGAAGGAAAACTCCAATACTAAATTTAATTGGTGGTGGGAAAGCTTCAAAGGTCCTCATTTTAGTATTGATTTTATAAATGATAATGCTTTTATATTCCTTGATCAAATAGTTGATAAAGAAGAAAAAGTTTGGTTTGTGGCTTGTGATTCTGATTATGACCCAAGTAAGTTTTGGCTGTTTCAAGGATATATCAACCCAATTCAAAAGATAATTGGAGAGCTACCTTATATTGAATATTATATAGTATCCAAAAAATATGAATGGTTGATTTGTGAAAGTGACCATGGTGTGTTAATAGGATTAGGAAGTATTATTCCTAAAATGCAGCAATTTAAAATAGAAAACAACGTGGCCTAA
- a CDS encoding ATP-dependent helicase, with translation MDYLKLLNESQSAAVLHTDGPVMIIAGAGSGKTRVLTYRIAHLISQGVDPFNILSLTFTNKAAKEMRHRIEKVIGNEAKNIWMGTFHSVFAKILRSEAPKIGYPSNFTIYDTDDSKTLIRNIVKEMNLDEKLYKPGMVLGRISAAKNKLITVAQYRQDPTIQADDEAAMRPKIGEIYQAYQSRCFKAGAMDFDDLLFNTNVLFKEHVDALNKYQNIFKYVMVDEYQDTNYSQYLITRKLAAKNRNICVVGDDAQSIYAFRGADIQNILNYERDYPELEVFKLEQNYRSTKNIVYAANSVIKNNKAQLRKDVFTDNEEGPLIEVIKANSDNEEGKLVANAIFEEKMNNHLSYEDFAILYRTNAQSRAMEEALRKMNIKYRIIGGLSFYQRKEIKDLIAYLRLTVNPNDEQALRRVINYPKRGIGDTTIEKIIVSADETNHTIWEVVSNAKSFLTGRVATPIEDFATKIKSFAIMAEQNDAFEVAKHIAKQSGIVEELYADKSIEGLARYENIQELLNGIKEFVDDPEKEDKSLSAFLQDIALITDADKQQDDGSEYVTMMTIHSAKGLEFRNVHIVGMEENLFPSQMMLTTRADLEEERRLFYVAITRAEKKLTLSYATSRYQWGNLRACEKSRFIDEIDSKFLNFQYGEAENVFDKVLKRKSNLIPSTPAVKKATNYVPPADFVASDTANLQAGMRVEHPKFGFGVVSKMDTQGNSTKAIIEFEEAGEKTLLLSFAKLRIHE, from the coding sequence ATGGATTACCTGAAATTACTAAACGAATCACAAAGCGCCGCCGTCCTGCACACCGACGGTCCGGTCATGATTATAGCCGGCGCTGGTTCCGGCAAAACCCGGGTATTAACTTACCGGATTGCCCATTTAATAAGCCAAGGCGTAGATCCTTTTAATATTTTATCGTTAACTTTTACCAACAAAGCCGCCAAAGAAATGCGGCACCGGATTGAAAAGGTAATCGGCAACGAGGCCAAAAATATTTGGATGGGCACGTTCCACTCGGTGTTTGCGAAAATTCTGCGTTCCGAAGCGCCGAAGATTGGTTACCCCAGCAACTTCACTATTTACGATACCGACGATTCCAAAACCCTGATCCGGAACATCGTGAAGGAAATGAACCTGGACGAAAAGCTGTATAAGCCGGGCATGGTGCTGGGCCGGATTTCGGCGGCTAAAAACAAATTGATCACCGTAGCGCAATACCGTCAGGACCCTACCATTCAGGCGGACGACGAAGCGGCGATGCGCCCCAAAATCGGGGAAATATACCAGGCCTACCAAAGCCGCTGCTTTAAAGCCGGCGCGATGGATTTTGATGATTTATTGTTTAATACCAACGTGCTGTTCAAAGAACACGTAGATGCCCTGAACAAATACCAGAATATTTTTAAATACGTGATGGTGGATGAGTATCAGGATACCAACTACTCGCAGTATTTAATTACCCGCAAACTGGCCGCCAAAAACCGCAACATTTGCGTGGTAGGCGACGATGCCCAAAGTATTTACGCCTTCCGGGGTGCCGATATTCAGAATATTTTAAATTACGAGCGCGATTACCCCGAGCTGGAAGTTTTTAAACTAGAGCAAAACTACCGCTCTACCAAAAACATTGTGTACGCCGCTAACTCCGTTATTAAAAACAACAAAGCCCAACTGCGCAAAGATGTTTTTACCGACAACGAAGAAGGTCCGCTGATTGAAGTAATCAAAGCCAATTCCGACAACGAAGAAGGAAAATTGGTGGCCAACGCTATTTTTGAAGAAAAGATGAACAACCATCTTTCCTACGAAGATTTCGCCATTCTGTACCGCACCAACGCCCAAAGCCGGGCCATGGAAGAAGCTTTGCGGAAGATGAACATCAAGTACCGCATTATCGGGGGCTTGTCGTTCTACCAACGGAAAGAAATTAAAGATTTAATTGCCTACCTGCGCCTTACCGTAAACCCCAACGACGAGCAAGCTTTACGCCGCGTAATCAATTACCCGAAACGCGGCATTGGCGATACCACCATCGAAAAAATTATTGTTTCGGCCGACGAAACCAACCACACGATTTGGGAAGTAGTAAGTAATGCTAAAAGCTTTTTGACCGGCCGGGTAGCCACCCCTATCGAAGATTTTGCGACTAAAATTAAAAGCTTCGCCATTATGGCTGAGCAAAACGATGCTTTCGAAGTAGCCAAGCACATTGCCAAACAATCCGGCATCGTGGAAGAACTGTACGCCGATAAATCCATCGAAGGCTTGGCCCGGTACGAAAACATCCAGGAATTACTCAACGGGATTAAAGAATTTGTGGACGACCCGGAAAAAGAAGATAAAAGCTTATCGGCCTTTTTGCAGGATATTGCTTTAATTACCGACGCCGACAAACAACAGGACGATGGCAGCGAATACGTCACCATGATGACCATTCACTCGGCCAAAGGATTGGAATTCCGGAACGTGCACATCGTGGGCATGGAAGAAAATTTGTTCCCGAGCCAAATGATGCTGACTACCCGCGCCGATTTAGAAGAAGAACGCCGTTTGTTTTACGTAGCCATTACCCGCGCCGAAAAAAAACTGACCCTCTCCTACGCTACCAGTCGCTACCAGTGGGGCAATTTGCGGGCCTGCGAAAAAAGCCGGTTTATCGACGAGATTGATTCGAAATTTTTAAATTTCCAGTACGGCGAAGCAGAAAATGTTTTTGATAAGGTTTTAAAACGCAAAAGCAATTTAATCCCGAGCACGCCCGCAGTAAAGAAAGCCACCAACTACGTGCCCCCCGCCGACTTTGTAGCCAGCGACACCGCCAACTTACAAGCCGGTATGCGCGTAGAACACCCTAAATTTGGTTTTGGTGTAGTTTCTAAAATGGACACTCAAGGCAACAGCACCAAAGCCATTATCGAATTTGAAGAAGCCGGCGAAAAAACTTTACTCCTCAGCTTCGCCAAACTACGTATACATGAATAA
- a CDS encoding BlaI/MecI/CopY family transcriptional regulator, with protein sequence MEKLTAPEEQAMQAVWKIGEAHVKLFLEQIKEPKPPYTTLASTIKNLEKKGYLSSRLVGNTYLYQPAISAAEYKKKFMNGVVQNYFANSYKELVNFFVEQKKISAEELQEIITMIEGKNNNQ encoded by the coding sequence ATGGAAAAGTTAACTGCCCCGGAAGAGCAAGCCATGCAAGCCGTCTGGAAAATAGGAGAGGCCCACGTGAAGCTATTTTTAGAACAAATAAAGGAACCCAAACCACCTTATACCACGCTGGCCTCTACTATTAAAAACCTGGAAAAAAAAGGTTACCTGAGCAGCCGTTTAGTAGGAAATACTTACCTGTACCAACCGGCTATTTCGGCAGCAGAATACAAAAAGAAATTCATGAATGGCGTGGTGCAGAACTACTTCGCTAACTCTTATAAAGAGCTGGTAAACTTTTTTGTGGAGCAGAAAAAAATATCGGCCGAGGAGCTACAGGAAATTATTACTATGATCGAAGGAAAAAATAACAACCAGTAG
- a CDS encoding DUF5009 domain-containing protein, giving the protein MALTQTTPVNNASGFKPIAATSVAPARLASIDILRAITMVLMIFVNDLWSLKHIPAWLEHVPRGVDGMGLADTVFPAFLFIVGMSIPLAIANRKKKGDRTFTLVGHIAARTLALLVMGLFLVNGEYIQETATGLSRTGWYSLSCLAFILIWNMYPVTVKPGVARLLQAIGVGILLTLAFMYRGGEGDEAGQFATYWWGILGLIGWSYLASALTTLFAGRQYFLIGVAWVLFCGLSMASSAKLIPADSFLNIIPNPILGGTLVAITLGGVIITLLIQHFRPQNNSGRLLLVLGGVAVGLMALGFYTRPYWGIAKLGATPAWLFICSALTILAFMAIYWLADIKGKAHWFSFIKPAGTDTLLCYLLPYLAYAAVNLLNIHWPAWMLTGGVGLLKSFLFALGCVGVTGLLSRLGIRLKL; this is encoded by the coding sequence ATGGCCCTTACCCAAACAACTCCTGTAAATAACGCCTCTGGGTTTAAACCTATAGCGGCAACTTCTGTTGCCCCTGCCCGGTTAGCATCTATTGATATTTTAAGAGCCATTACCATGGTGCTCATGATTTTTGTAAATGATTTGTGGTCGTTAAAGCATATACCGGCTTGGTTGGAACATGTGCCCCGTGGCGTAGATGGCATGGGTTTAGCCGATACCGTTTTCCCGGCTTTTCTGTTTATTGTGGGCATGTCTATACCCTTAGCAATCGCCAACCGAAAAAAGAAAGGCGATCGTACGTTTACCTTGGTAGGTCATATAGCCGCCCGCACCCTGGCTTTGTTGGTAATGGGTTTGTTTTTAGTAAATGGCGAATACATTCAGGAAACAGCCACGGGACTTTCCCGGACGGGCTGGTACTCCCTTTCCTGTTTAGCGTTTATTTTGATTTGGAATATGTACCCGGTTACTGTTAAACCTGGGGTGGCCCGGTTATTACAAGCAATCGGAGTGGGAATTTTACTAACTCTAGCTTTTATGTACCGAGGCGGCGAAGGCGATGAAGCGGGCCAGTTTGCTACTTACTGGTGGGGCATTCTGGGGTTAATTGGCTGGTCTTACCTGGCGAGTGCCCTTACTACGCTTTTCGCCGGCCGCCAGTATTTTTTGATTGGAGTAGCATGGGTGTTGTTCTGCGGTTTAAGTATGGCATCCAGCGCCAAGTTAATTCCAGCGGATAGTTTTTTAAATATTATTCCTAATCCTATTTTAGGCGGCACCTTGGTAGCGATTACTTTAGGCGGCGTAATTATAACTTTGCTCATTCAGCATTTCCGGCCACAAAATAATTCTGGCCGGCTATTGTTGGTATTAGGCGGGGTGGCGGTGGGCTTAATGGCTTTAGGCTTTTATACGCGGCCTTACTGGGGCATTGCCAAGCTGGGCGCCACCCCGGCCTGGTTATTTATCTGCAGTGCTTTAACCATTCTGGCCTTTATGGCTATTTATTGGTTAGCCGATATAAAAGGGAAAGCGCATTGGTTTAGCTTTATTAAACCGGCCGGCACCGATACCTTGTTGTGTTACCTGCTTCCCTACTTGGCCTATGCGGCCGTAAATCTTTTAAACATTCACTGGCCAGCCTGGATGCTCACCGGCGGCGTGGGATTATTAAAGTCGTTCTTGTTTGCGCTGGGCTGTGTCGGCGTAACGGGTTTATTAAGCCGCCTCGGCATTCGTTTAAAATTATAG
- a CDS encoding PQQ-dependent sugar dehydrogenase translates to MTFSTLLSTLKGKKNLFYLILFLISSQTLAQNLPTGFSRVQVAAGISKPTTMTFAPDGRIFVAQQNGNLRIIKNGKLLTTPFMQLPVTPEGERGLIGLVLDPNFASNNFLYVYYTLPDASHNRISRFTANGDQVVPGSEVVVLDLDPLSSATNHNGGAMHFRNDGKLYVAVGDNANSANSQNKDTYHGKLLRINTNGSVPSGNPFPTGSAQQKRIWALGLRNPFTFSVQPGTGKMFVNDVGQITWEEINNATTGGKNFGWPITEGVSTNPNYVNPVYTYSRNFSAEDGTGCAITGGVFFNPTTTNYPAAYWGKYFFQDYCSKWINFLDFSGGTVKRKPFATGLGASALGLTVGNDGNLYYLERTTSAVFKIIYTTNTAPEIVQQPKSISVPAGQPATYSVTVTGQTPLTFQWQKNNANISGATAATYTIASTKPTDAGNYRVLVKNAVGSVTSSSVALTVTAFNSPPIAIINTPAANSLYRGGQTILFSGEATDKEDGTLPASAFTWSVDFHHDTHTHDGPPIAAGVKSGSFTIPTSGEVSANVWYELSVTVKDSKGLTHTVSRDIHPYTSTITLATQPAGLKVTMDGQPFTAPHTETSVEGIARSLGPVDNQTLNGKTYVFEKWQHGGAANQTIATPQNNATYTAVYRDISTTYKLEAEEALLKGAQVSAKNAGFSGKGFADFINESDDYVEFTVYVPTAGSYNLKVQYALNQGTRNLRLQVNEKVISADLAFTATGQWTNWAGKSVNAPLTAGTNKVRLTATGTSGPNLDYLEVTPSTSASAIDLRIYPNPARSYVTIDLPAAWDASSVLTLYNNQGQPVYTTAGDHKNQITKTVKIPVENLPRGLYILKMQQGLAEISEQVILEK, encoded by the coding sequence ATGACTTTTTCTACGCTATTATCTACCTTAAAAGGTAAAAAAAATCTTTTCTATCTTATTTTATTCCTGATCAGTTCTCAAACTTTAGCGCAGAATTTACCAACCGGTTTTAGTCGGGTGCAAGTGGCTGCAGGCATTTCCAAGCCCACTACCATGACCTTTGCCCCGGATGGAAGAATTTTTGTAGCGCAGCAGAACGGCAATTTACGGATAATCAAAAATGGCAAGTTACTAACCACTCCTTTCATGCAATTGCCGGTAACGCCCGAAGGGGAAAGAGGGTTAATTGGCTTAGTATTAGATCCAAATTTCGCCAGCAATAATTTTCTGTATGTTTATTACACCTTACCCGACGCTTCCCACAATCGCATTAGCCGGTTTACCGCGAACGGCGACCAGGTAGTACCCGGTAGCGAAGTAGTAGTACTGGATCTGGACCCGCTTAGCTCGGCCACTAATCATAATGGCGGCGCCATGCACTTCCGCAACGACGGAAAATTATACGTAGCCGTGGGTGACAATGCCAACTCGGCTAACTCCCAAAATAAGGATACGTACCACGGCAAATTATTGCGCATTAACACCAATGGGTCGGTACCTTCCGGAAATCCTTTCCCTACTGGCTCCGCGCAGCAAAAAAGAATTTGGGCCTTGGGCTTACGCAATCCGTTTACTTTCTCGGTGCAGCCTGGTACCGGCAAAATGTTCGTAAATGATGTGGGCCAGATTACCTGGGAGGAAATTAATAATGCTACTACCGGGGGAAAAAACTTTGGCTGGCCCATAACCGAAGGGGTTAGCACCAATCCTAATTACGTGAACCCGGTTTATACGTATTCGCGCAACTTTAGCGCCGAAGACGGAACAGGTTGCGCCATTACCGGTGGGGTATTTTTTAATCCCACTACAACCAATTACCCGGCGGCTTACTGGGGGAAATACTTTTTTCAGGATTATTGCAGCAAATGGATTAATTTCCTTGATTTTTCCGGTGGTACGGTTAAAAGAAAACCTTTTGCTACAGGCTTAGGCGCAAGCGCCTTAGGGTTAACCGTAGGCAACGATGGCAATTTGTATTACCTGGAAAGAACCACTAGCGCGGTATTTAAGATTATTTATACGACGAATACAGCTCCGGAAATTGTGCAACAGCCAAAAAGTATTTCGGTACCGGCCGGCCAGCCCGCCACATATAGCGTTACGGTAACGGGCCAAACGCCGCTTACTTTCCAATGGCAAAAAAATAATGCAAACATTAGCGGCGCTACTGCGGCTACTTACACTATCGCCAGCACAAAACCAACGGACGCCGGTAATTACCGGGTATTGGTTAAAAATGCGGTGGGCAGCGTTACCAGCAGCTCTGTTGCGCTTACTGTTACTGCCTTTAACAGTCCACCAATAGCTATAATTAATACGCCGGCGGCTAACTCACTTTACCGGGGAGGTCAGACCATTCTGTTTTCCGGGGAAGCTACGGATAAGGAAGATGGCACCTTGCCGGCCAGCGCTTTTACCTGGTCCGTTGATTTTCATCATGATACACATACCCACGATGGTCCGCCTATAGCCGCCGGGGTAAAGAGTGGTTCTTTTACTATACCTACCAGCGGTGAAGTATCGGCCAATGTGTGGTACGAACTATCCGTAACGGTAAAAGACTCGAAAGGCTTAACCCACACCGTTTCCCGCGACATTCATCCGTATACCTCTACCATCACGCTGGCCACTCAACCGGCCGGATTAAAAGTAACGATGGATGGGCAACCGTTTACCGCCCCGCACACCGAAACCAGCGTGGAAGGCATTGCAAGAAGTTTAGGGCCGGTAGATAATCAAACTCTGAATGGTAAAACCTATGTTTTTGAAAAATGGCAGCACGGTGGGGCGGCTAACCAAACCATTGCTACGCCGCAAAATAACGCTACTTACACCGCCGTTTACCGCGACATTTCAACAACGTATAAGCTCGAAGCCGAAGAAGCTTTGTTAAAAGGAGCTCAGGTTTCGGCAAAAAATGCGGGCTTTAGCGGTAAAGGTTTTGCGGATTTTATAAATGAAAGCGACGATTACGTAGAATTTACCGTTTATGTACCCACGGCGGGCAGCTATAATTTAAAAGTACAGTACGCCTTAAACCAGGGCACCCGAAATCTGCGGTTGCAGGTGAACGAAAAAGTTATTTCCGCGGATTTAGCCTTTACTGCTACCGGCCAGTGGACCAACTGGGCTGGTAAAAGTGTAAATGCCCCTTTAACCGCCGGTACTAATAAAGTGCGGTTAACGGCTACCGGAACCTCGGGCCCTAACCTGGATTATCTGGAAGTTACCCCAAGTACGAGCGCGTCTGCCATAGACTTACGCATTTACCCCAACCCTGCCCGCTCTTATGTAACGATAGATCTTCCGGCGGCTTGGGATGCAAGTTCTGTGCTTACCCTGTACAATAATCAAGGCCAGCCGGTGTATACTACGGCCGGCGACCACAAAAATCAAATAACGAAAACTGTAAAAATTCCGGTCGAGAACTTACCGAGAGGCCTCTATATTTTAAAAATGCAACAAGGCTTAGCAGAAATTTCGGAGCAGGTAATACTGGAGAAATAA
- a CDS encoding outer membrane protein assembly factor BamB family protein, whose product MRHFCYRAFFFFLNCIIIQNCTPKKSKSNVVWDKNLYSIGSQSSPRATDLNQDGTLDIVMGAGKNEFEGSEQGILALDGKTGKVLWQQQAPDQVYGSATLYDITQDNVSDVFIGGRSPHLKALDGKTGKVIWEYKYQFEHDPILKFARFNFYNLALIPDQNNDGFQELLTINGGNANAQPNSTKDRFPGVLMVIDAKNGQVLAADTMPDGRESYMSPVCFKRPAEQEWHILFGTGGETIAGNLYLAKLTDLMQHKLSRAKIIASEKGHGFIAPPVVVDITNDQVPDLVAISHGSTIFALDGQNQQLIWQQQIPETESSNSFAVGYFTDDAIPDFFTFVSKGAWPSNTGTRQILLDGKNGKIAYQNALGCSGFSSPVVYDLNHDGQDEVILSINEYDCNRSLLNQTSFPIENKLLAIDFKHNSINPIDQTKGFKNIFSTPWLGDLDQDGYLDIVHCQYYNHSDLLSFLGMRIKRIDTPIQIKEKPVWGSYMGSNGNGVFSATR is encoded by the coding sequence ATGCGGCACTTTTGTTACCGGGCTTTTTTCTTTTTTCTAAACTGTATTATTATTCAAAATTGCACGCCTAAAAAAAGCAAAAGCAACGTGGTCTGGGATAAAAACCTGTACAGCATTGGTTCGCAATCGTCGCCGCGAGCCACCGATTTAAACCAAGATGGCACCCTGGACATTGTGATGGGAGCCGGTAAAAACGAATTTGAAGGAAGCGAACAAGGAATTCTGGCCTTGGACGGAAAAACCGGGAAAGTCCTATGGCAGCAGCAAGCCCCGGACCAGGTGTACGGCTCCGCCACTTTATACGATATTACCCAGGATAACGTGTCAGATGTTTTTATCGGGGGCCGTTCGCCCCATTTAAAAGCGCTGGATGGCAAAACCGGGAAAGTAATCTGGGAATATAAGTATCAGTTCGAACATGATCCAATTTTAAAATTTGCACGTTTTAACTTTTATAATCTAGCCTTAATTCCGGACCAGAATAACGATGGCTTCCAAGAATTACTTACCATTAACGGGGGCAACGCCAATGCCCAACCGAATTCCACCAAAGATCGTTTTCCGGGCGTTTTAATGGTAATCGATGCTAAAAACGGACAGGTACTAGCTGCCGATACCATGCCCGACGGCCGGGAGTCCTACATGTCGCCGGTGTGTTTTAAACGGCCAGCCGAGCAGGAGTGGCATATTTTGTTTGGTACCGGTGGCGAAACCATAGCGGGCAATTTATACTTGGCTAAACTCACCGACTTGATGCAGCATAAACTATCCCGGGCCAAAATAATTGCTTCGGAAAAAGGCCATGGGTTTATAGCGCCGCCCGTTGTAGTAGATATTACCAACGACCAAGTGCCGGATCTTGTGGCTATTTCGCACGGCAGCACTATATTTGCCCTGGATGGCCAAAATCAACAGTTAATCTGGCAACAGCAAATACCCGAAACCGAATCGAGCAACAGCTTTGCCGTGGGTTATTTTACGGATGATGCTATTCCGGATTTTTTTACTTTTGTAAGCAAAGGAGCCTGGCCCAGCAATACAGGAACTCGTCAGATTTTACTCGATGGTAAAAATGGCAAAATTGCTTACCAAAACGCCTTAGGCTGTTCCGGATTTTCGTCGCCGGTAGTTTATGATTTAAACCACGACGGACAAGACGAGGTTATCCTGAGTATCAACGAATACGATTGCAACCGCAGTTTACTCAATCAAACTTCCTTTCCGATAGAAAACAAACTTTTAGCAATTGATTTTAAGCACAATTCCATAAATCCCATTGATCAAACCAAAGGATTTAAAAACATTTTTTCTACGCCCTGGCTCGGCGACCTCGACCAAGATGGCTACCTGGATATTGTGCATTGCCAGTATTACAACCACTCCGATTTACTTTCTTTTTTAGGGATGCGCATTAAACGCATTGATACGCCCATTCAAATCAAAGAAAAGCCCGTCTGGGGTTCTTACATGGGTTCTAATGGAAACGGGGTATTTTCGGCTACTCGCTAA
- a CDS encoding alpha/beta hydrolase codes for MKKRIPFGRVIFWVTFFAFGLILPGYGQSSAVLAGKVERIKVHGKGLEGNLAGDSPDREVSVYLPPSYKANTKRRYPVVFLLHGYTDSDAKLYGFEKHWMNLPEVLNQAFDKSKTQEIIFVTPNAYTRFQGSMYSNSATTGNWEDFVAKELVAYIDKNYRTISKAASRGLAGHSMGGYGAMRIGQKYPEVFSSLYLLSPCCLETTSNVSPDATAQAKLAAIKTQEDFEKADFFTKATFASAAAWSPNPAKPPFYLDLPLENGQVQPMVLAKWTANRPLASIDQHIFALRKLRGIAFDAGSQDKGIAASIKELDKVLNSYGIKHFYEEYDGDHINRVAERIGGNLLKFFSENLATDQPKK; via the coding sequence ATGAAAAAACGCATACCATTTGGTCGAGTGATTTTTTGGGTAACCTTCTTTGCCTTCGGCCTGATCTTACCCGGTTACGGTCAGAGCAGCGCTGTTTTAGCGGGAAAAGTAGAGCGGATTAAGGTGCACGGCAAAGGTTTGGAGGGAAACCTGGCCGGCGATTCTCCGGACCGGGAAGTGTCGGTGTATCTGCCGCCTAGTTATAAAGCGAATACCAAGCGCCGCTACCCCGTAGTTTTTCTTTTGCACGGTTACACCGATAGCGATGCCAAGTTGTACGGTTTTGAAAAGCACTGGATGAACTTACCGGAAGTGCTGAACCAAGCTTTTGACAAAAGCAAAACTCAGGAAATTATTTTTGTAACGCCTAATGCGTATACGCGTTTTCAGGGCAGCATGTATTCTAACTCTGCTACTACGGGCAATTGGGAAGATTTTGTCGCGAAAGAACTGGTGGCTTACATCGATAAAAATTACCGCACCATCTCGAAAGCGGCAAGCCGGGGTTTAGCCGGGCACTCGATGGGCGGGTACGGTGCCATGCGCATTGGCCAGAAATATCCAGAGGTTTTTTCCAGTTTGTATTTGCTGAGCCCGTGTTGTTTGGAAACCACCAGCAACGTCTCCCCGGATGCTACTGCTCAAGCGAAACTAGCCGCTATTAAAACGCAGGAAGATTTTGAGAAAGCCGATTTTTTCACGAAAGCTACTTTTGCGTCGGCAGCGGCCTGGTCGCCGAATCCGGCTAAACCGCCTTTTTACCTGGACCTGCCTTTGGAGAATGGCCAGGTGCAACCAATGGTTTTGGCTAAATGGACCGCCAACCGGCCCCTCGCCAGCATCGACCAGCATATATTTGCCCTCCGGAAATTACGCGGAATAGCTTTTGATGCCGGTTCGCAGGATAAAGGCATTGCCGCCAGCATTAAAGAACTAGATAAAGTGCTTAATAGCTACGGCATTAAACATTTTTACGAAGAATACGACGGCGACCACATCAATCGCGTAGCCGAACGCATTGGCGGTAATTTGTTAAAATTCTTTTCGGAGAACTTAGCTACCGATCAACCGAAAAAATAA
- a CDS encoding porin: MRKNVWLPKLKKGRWCYITTFLLVNTFAFRAAAQQSNQDSTTSQGEGIYSVFKKFENLKFSGYIQPQFQLAQSAGAPSFAGGNFAANSNNRFMLRRGRIRMEYTMLQHDELPSVAFAFQFDVTERGVQIRDFYGKIYENHFSTFHLTTGMFPRPFGFEVNYSSSQREAPERGRMSQILFRTERDLGLMLSFEPQRKNAALKNLRVEAGLFNGTGVAAPTDYDSHKDFIGRVSLKPSLIAKKLVLSGSVSHYNGGMRQFGKQVYRLNKTVAGPMFQVDSAETNIGKIATRRYYGADAQLKILNKWGATELRGEFITGRQPGIATSSEVPSTEPTTDEITFVNNLPFARKVGLPIYHRRFNGAYFYFLQDIKTNRDQIVLKYDWYDPNQEVKNSEIGRLGSNTNEADIKFSTLGGGYIHNFSNNVRFTFWYDWVTNRPTQLAKYAHDYKDNILTIRVMYRF; this comes from the coding sequence ATGAGAAAAAATGTTTGGCTGCCCAAACTAAAAAAGGGCCGTTGGTGCTATATAACAACCTTTTTACTGGTAAACACTTTTGCTTTCCGGGCAGCCGCCCAGCAAAGTAACCAGGATTCTACTACTTCCCAGGGCGAAGGAATTTACTCGGTTTTTAAAAAGTTCGAAAATTTAAAATTTAGCGGCTACATCCAGCCACAATTTCAGTTGGCCCAGAGTGCGGGCGCTCCCAGCTTTGCGGGTGGTAACTTTGCGGCTAATTCCAACAACCGGTTTATGCTGCGGCGGGGCCGCATCCGGATGGAGTATACCATGTTGCAGCACGATGAATTGCCTTCGGTGGCGTTTGCATTTCAGTTTGATGTAACCGAAAGAGGCGTGCAGATTCGGGATTTTTACGGGAAAATTTACGAAAATCATTTTAGTACATTTCATTTGACCACCGGCATGTTCCCGCGGCCTTTTGGTTTCGAAGTCAATTATTCTTCGTCGCAGCGCGAAGCTCCGGAACGGGGCCGTATGTCGCAGATTTTGTTCCGTACGGAACGCGATTTAGGCTTGATGCTGAGTTTTGAGCCGCAACGGAAAAATGCTGCTCTCAAAAATTTACGCGTGGAAGCCGGTTTATTTAATGGTACGGGCGTAGCCGCTCCCACCGATTACGACAGTCATAAAGATTTTATCGGTCGCGTTTCGCTCAAACCTTCATTAATTGCTAAAAAACTAGTTCTGTCCGGGAGTGTGTCGCATTACAATGGCGGCATGCGCCAGTTTGGTAAACAAGTGTACCGGTTAAACAAAACCGTTGCCGGACCTATGTTCCAGGTAGATTCTGCGGAAACCAATATTGGTAAAATTGCTACCCGCCGGTATTACGGTGCTGATGCGCAACTTAAAATTTTAAACAAATGGGGCGCTACGGAGCTTCGGGGCGAATTTATCACCGGCCGGCAACCTGGTATTGCCACATCTTCGGAAGTGCCTTCCACCGAACCAACTACCGACGAAATTACCTTCGTGAATAATCTGCCTTTTGCCCGGAAAGTAGGTTTGCCCATTTACCACCGCCGGTTTAACGGCGCTTATTTTTACTTTTTACAAGATATTAAAACTAATCGCGACCAGATTGTACTTAAATACGATTGGTATGATCCGAACCAAGAAGTAAAAAACAGTGAAATTGGCCGGCTAGGTTCCAACACCAATGAAGCTGATATTAAATTCAGCACCTTAGGCGGCGGGTATATTCATAATTTTAGCAATAACGTGCGCTTTACTTTTTGGTACGACTGGGTGACAAACCGACCCACGCAACTAGCCAAATACGCCCACGACTATAAAGACAATATTTTAACTATTCGCGTAATGTATCGTTTTTAA